A genome region from Bacteroides stercoris ATCC 43183 includes the following:
- a CDS encoding 2-hydroxyacid dehydrogenase: MAYTIAFFGSKPYDEASFNEKNSGYGFELRYYKGHLNLNNVILTQGVDAVCIFVNDTADAEVIRQLAANGVKLLALRCAGYNNVDLKAAAENGITVVRVPAYSPYAVAEYTVALMLSLNRKIPRATWRTRDGNFSLHGLLGFDMYGKTAGIIGTGKIAKKLIAILRGFGMNILAYDLYPDYNFAREHQVVYTTLDELYRSSDIISLHCPLTEQTRYLINDYSISKMKDGVMIINTGRGQLIHTNALIEGLKNKKIGSAGLDVYEEESEYFYEDRSDKIIDDDTLARLLSFNNVIVTSHQAFFTREALANIASTTLMNIKDFMEHKKLENEVRL; the protein is encoded by the coding sequence ATGGCATATACTATTGCATTCTTCGGCAGCAAGCCCTACGACGAGGCTTCATTCAATGAAAAAAACAGCGGATACGGTTTTGAACTCCGCTATTACAAAGGACACCTCAACCTGAACAACGTGATACTGACGCAGGGCGTGGATGCCGTGTGTATCTTCGTAAACGATACTGCCGACGCGGAAGTTATCCGGCAACTGGCGGCAAACGGAGTGAAACTCCTTGCCCTGCGCTGCGCCGGATATAATAATGTAGACCTGAAAGCGGCAGCGGAAAACGGCATCACCGTGGTGCGCGTCCCCGCCTACTCCCCTTACGCGGTAGCGGAATACACCGTTGCCCTCATGCTCTCCCTCAACCGGAAGATACCCCGCGCCACCTGGCGCACACGCGACGGCAACTTCTCCCTGCACGGCCTTTTGGGATTCGACATGTATGGCAAAACGGCAGGTATCATCGGCACAGGTAAAATAGCCAAGAAGTTAATCGCTATCCTGCGCGGTTTCGGCATGAACATCCTCGCCTACGACCTGTATCCCGACTACAATTTCGCCCGCGAGCACCAGGTGGTATACACCACGCTGGACGAACTGTACCGCAGCTCGGACATCATCTCCCTGCACTGCCCGCTCACGGAGCAGACCAGATACCTGATTAACGACTACTCCATCAGTAAGATGAAGGACGGCGTAATGATTATCAACACCGGCCGGGGACAGCTCATCCATACCAATGCCCTGATAGAAGGACTGAAAAACAAGAAAATCGGTTCTGCCGGGCTGGATGTGTACGAGGAAGAGAGCGAATATTTCTACGAAGACCGGTCGGACAAGATTATCGACGATGATACGCTGGCACGCCTGCTGTCATTCAATAATGTAATCGTGACTTCCCACCAGGCATTCTTCACGCGTGAAGCCCTTGCCAACATCGCATCCACTACCCTGATGAATATAAAGGACTTCATGGAACACAAGAAACTGGAAAACGAGGTCAGACTGTAA
- a CDS encoding OmpP1/FadL family transporter produces the protein MRKISLISIAMLIVSIPTFAGGLLTNTNQHPAFLRMLSRGANTTSVDAALSNPAGLAFLPKDGFYTSLSIQSAFQTRNIDASCEALGLDKYYEGKASAPVIPSVFAAYKKGDWTISGFFGITGGGGKASFDDGLSMFDAMVIGGLLQQGIPGKAYTLNSYMDGKQYIYSVQLGLTYKITDWLSAFAGGRMNYFTGGYKGALNASAAVDLPLPTGGAIPVGTELIGIDLDCSQTGWGFTPVIGLDAKFGKLTIGAKYEFKANLNIENNTKINSLRMIGAPESELEDYKHGVNTPNDIPAMLSVAAAYEFLPVLRASVEYHFYDDKNAGMAGGKQKFLTKGTNEYLAGIEWDVIKRLTLSGGVQFTDYGLSDDYQSDTSFSCDSYSLGVGAKLQLSERADLNVGYMWTNYEDYTKTGQNYQGTNLPGTNVYSRTNKVFGLSIDYRF, from the coding sequence ATGAGAAAAATTTCTTTGATTAGCATTGCGATGTTAATCGTTTCAATTCCAACTTTTGCAGGAGGTCTCCTGACAAATACAAATCAACACCCTGCCTTTCTTCGTATGCTGTCGCGCGGCGCAAACACCACCAGTGTGGATGCTGCCTTGTCCAACCCTGCGGGTCTGGCTTTCCTGCCGAAAGACGGGTTTTATACATCCTTGAGTATTCAGAGTGCGTTCCAGACAAGAAATATCGATGCTTCGTGCGAGGCTTTGGGGCTGGACAAATATTATGAAGGCAAGGCTTCTGCGCCTGTCATTCCCAGTGTGTTTGCCGCTTATAAGAAGGGCGACTGGACCATCTCCGGTTTCTTCGGCATTACCGGTGGAGGCGGAAAAGCTTCGTTCGATGACGGCTTGTCCATGTTCGATGCCATGGTGATAGGCGGATTGCTGCAACAGGGTATTCCGGGCAAAGCCTATACACTGAACAGCTACATGGACGGCAAGCAGTATATCTACTCCGTGCAGTTGGGGCTGACCTATAAGATAACGGACTGGCTGTCTGCCTTTGCAGGCGGGCGCATGAACTACTTTACGGGTGGTTACAAAGGTGCGCTGAATGCCAGTGCGGCCGTTGATTTGCCTTTGCCCACCGGTGGGGCGATACCCGTTGGAACCGAGCTTATCGGCATCGACCTGGATTGCAGCCAGACCGGTTGGGGATTTACTCCGGTTATCGGTTTGGATGCCAAGTTCGGCAAACTGACGATTGGTGCGAAATACGAGTTCAAGGCCAATCTGAATATTGAAAATAACACGAAGATAAATTCGCTACGTATGATAGGCGCTCCCGAAAGTGAGCTGGAGGACTACAAACACGGTGTAAATACGCCGAACGACATTCCCGCCATGCTTTCGGTGGCTGCTGCCTATGAGTTCCTTCCTGTGCTGCGCGCATCGGTGGAGTATCACTTCTACGACGATAAGAACGCAGGCATGGCAGGTGGCAAACAGAAGTTCCTGACGAAAGGGACAAACGAGTATCTGGCCGGTATAGAGTGGGATGTTATCAAAAGACTGACCCTGAGCGGCGGTGTGCAGTTCACCGATTATGGTTTGTCCGATGACTATCAGAGCGACACAAGTTTCTCGTGCGATTCCTACTCGCTGGGTGTAGGTGCGAAGTTACAGCTTTCGGAAAGAGCCGATTTGAATGTGGGCTATATGTGGACCAACTATGAGGATTATACCAAAACCGGTCAAAATTATCAGGGCACAAATCTGCCCGGTACAAACGTGTACAGCCGTACCAACAAGGTATTCGGCCTCAGCATAGACTATCGCTTCTGA
- a CDS encoding DcaP family trimeric outer membrane transporter, giving the protein MKTILKTMFLLCGAALSALAVHAQKKVIIEDESPKGVVLVTIDKAGDEIIRIMNESQMPYIHEPQAPRFLLTDRKGKFALGIGGYVRATAEYDFGGIVDNIDFIPAYIPNGSKIRNQFQMDASTSTIFLKLVGHTKILGDFVVYTAGNFRNGSNKGFQLRNAYVSFRDVTVGYTYGGFMDLGAMPSTIDFQGPNGATFYRATQVSYTYKGLKNFRFNASVEVPAVDGTTNNELDIAQQRMPDFTAYAQYGWNSKSHVRVGGLIRSMTYTSTLSDKAHAVTGFGIQASTTFNLGKQWQVFGQATYGKGIGQYLNDLSNLNVDIVPNPDEAGKMQALPMLGWYAGLQYNISPKVFLSSTYSMSRLYSENGYPANEPSTYRYGQYFVANLFWNVTPNMQVGAEYLRGWRTNFDNSTNHANRMNLLVQYSF; this is encoded by the coding sequence ATGAAAACAATCTTAAAAACAATGTTTCTGTTGTGCGGTGCGGCACTGTCTGCCCTCGCAGTCCACGCACAGAAAAAAGTGATTATCGAGGATGAGTCTCCCAAAGGTGTCGTATTGGTCACCATAGACAAAGCGGGCGACGAGATAATCCGCATCATGAACGAGTCGCAAATGCCCTACATCCACGAACCGCAGGCGCCCCGCTTCCTGCTGACGGACAGAAAAGGGAAGTTCGCCCTGGGCATCGGCGGCTATGTACGCGCCACGGCAGAGTACGACTTCGGCGGCATCGTCGACAACATCGACTTTATCCCCGCCTACATCCCCAACGGGAGCAAAATCAGAAACCAGTTTCAAATGGATGCCAGCACGTCCACCATTTTCCTGAAACTGGTGGGGCATACCAAGATTCTCGGCGACTTCGTGGTGTACACCGCCGGCAACTTCCGCAACGGTTCCAACAAAGGCTTCCAACTGCGCAATGCCTACGTGTCTTTCCGCGACGTGACGGTAGGCTACACCTACGGCGGCTTCATGGACCTGGGCGCAATGCCTTCCACCATCGACTTCCAGGGGCCTAACGGAGCCACCTTTTACCGCGCCACCCAAGTGTCATACACCTACAAAGGGCTGAAAAACTTCCGTTTCAACGCCTCTGTCGAAGTGCCTGCGGTAGACGGCACAACCAACAACGAGCTTGACATCGCACAACAGCGCATGCCCGACTTCACCGCTTATGCGCAGTACGGCTGGAACAGCAAAAGCCATGTGCGCGTAGGCGGACTTATCCGCAGCATGACCTACACCAGCACCCTGAGCGACAAGGCGCATGCCGTTACCGGCTTCGGCATACAGGCATCCACCACCTTCAATCTGGGCAAACAATGGCAGGTGTTCGGGCAAGCCACCTACGGGAAAGGCATCGGGCAATACCTGAACGACCTCAGCAACCTGAACGTGGACATCGTTCCCAATCCCGATGAAGCAGGCAAAATGCAAGCATTGCCGATGCTGGGCTGGTATGCCGGACTGCAATACAACATCAGTCCGAAAGTGTTCCTTTCAAGCACATACAGCATGTCACGCCTCTATTCCGAAAACGGGTATCCTGCCAACGAACCGTCCACTTACCGCTATGGACAATATTTCGTAGCAAACCTGTTCTGGAATGTCACCCCAAACATGCAGGTAGGTGCGGAGTATCTGCGCGGCTGGCGTACGAACTTCGACAATTCCACCAACCATGCCAACCGCATGAACCTGCTGGTGCAATATTCCTTCTGA
- a CDS encoding queuosine precursor transporter codes for MKQKVSVPFMLLGILFNVCLIAANLLETKVIQVFGITVTAGLLVFPVSYIINDCIAEVWGFRKARLIIWSGFAMNFFVVMLGLIAVALPAAPFWDGAPHFNFVFGMAPRIVAASLTAFLVGSFLNAYVMSRMKVASGGRHFSARAIWSTVVGETADSLIFFPVAFGGIIAWQELLLMMCTQIVLKSMYEVIILPVTIRVVKAIKRIDGSDVYDEGISYKVWKISEI; via the coding sequence ATGAAGCAAAAAGTATCTGTACCCTTTATGCTGCTGGGCATTCTGTTCAATGTCTGTCTGATAGCGGCCAATCTTCTCGAGACAAAAGTAATCCAGGTTTTCGGCATTACCGTTACTGCCGGACTGTTAGTGTTTCCCGTTTCTTATATCATCAACGACTGCATTGCCGAGGTGTGGGGCTTCCGCAAGGCGCGCCTGATTATCTGGAGCGGCTTCGCCATGAACTTCTTTGTGGTGATGTTGGGACTGATTGCCGTGGCACTGCCTGCCGCTCCCTTTTGGGACGGGGCGCCCCATTTCAACTTCGTGTTCGGTATGGCGCCGCGCATTGTTGCCGCCAGCCTGACGGCATTTCTGGTAGGTTCGTTTCTGAACGCCTACGTCATGAGCCGCATGAAAGTGGCGAGCGGCGGACGTCATTTTTCCGCACGTGCCATCTGGTCCACGGTAGTGGGCGAGACGGCCGATTCGCTGATATTCTTTCCGGTGGCGTTCGGAGGCATTATCGCATGGCAGGAATTGCTGCTGATGATGTGCACCCAGATTGTACTGAAATCCATGTACGAGGTGATAATACTGCCGGTGACCATCCGGGTGGTGAAAGCCATTAAAAGGATAGACGGTAGCGATGTCTACGACGAGGGGATTTCTTACAAGGTGTGGAAAATCAGTGAAATTTAA
- the queC gene encoding 7-cyano-7-deazaguanine synthase QueC, protein MNKEAALVVFSGGQDSTTCLFWAKREFRKVYALSFLYGQKHQKEVELAREIARKAEVEFEVMDVSFIGKLGHNSLTDPDMVMDREKPADSVPNTFVPGRNLFFLSIAAVYAREKGINHIVTGVSQTDFSGYPDCRDAFIKSLNVTLNLAMDEQFVLHTPLMWIDKAETWALADELGVLDLIRHETLTCYNGIPGDGCGHCPACKLRREGLEKYLAGK, encoded by the coding sequence GTGAATAAAGAAGCAGCATTGGTCGTATTCAGCGGTGGGCAGGATTCGACAACTTGCCTGTTTTGGGCAAAGCGTGAGTTCAGGAAAGTATATGCGTTGAGCTTTCTGTATGGGCAGAAGCATCAGAAGGAAGTGGAGCTTGCGCGGGAGATAGCGCGTAAAGCGGAAGTGGAGTTTGAAGTAATGGATGTTTCCTTCATCGGCAAGTTGGGGCATAATTCGTTGACGGACCCCGATATGGTGATGGACCGGGAGAAGCCGGCAGACAGCGTTCCGAATACCTTTGTGCCGGGGCGCAACCTGTTCTTCCTCAGCATTGCCGCCGTCTATGCCCGCGAAAAGGGTATCAACCACATCGTGACGGGTGTGTCGCAAACGGATTTCAGCGGGTATCCCGATTGCAGGGACGCATTTATCAAATCGCTCAACGTAACGCTCAACCTTGCCATGGACGAGCAGTTCGTACTCCATACTCCGCTGATGTGGATTGACAAAGCCGAGACTTGGGCGCTGGCGGATGAACTGGGAGTGCTCGACCTGATTCGTCATGAAACGCTGACCTGTTACAACGGCATTCCCGGCGACGGCTGCGGACACTGCCCCGCATGCAAGCTCCGCAGAGAGGGGCTGGAGAAGTATCTGGCGGGAAAATGA
- the queF gene encoding preQ(1) synthase — MTELKDQLSLLGRKTEYKQDYAPEVLEAFDNKHPGNDYWVRFNCPEFTSLCPITGQPDFAEIRISYIPDVKMVESKSLKLYLFSFRNHGAFHEDCVNIIMKDLIRLMNPKYIEVTGIFTPRGGISIYPYANYGRPGTKYEKMAEHRLMNRE; from the coding sequence ATGACCGAATTAAAAGACCAACTTTCCTTATTAGGAAGAAAGACAGAGTACAAGCAGGATTATGCTCCCGAAGTGCTGGAGGCATTCGACAACAAACATCCCGGTAACGATTACTGGGTACGTTTCAACTGCCCGGAGTTCACCAGCCTTTGCCCGATAACGGGACAGCCCGATTTTGCGGAAATCCGCATCAGCTACATTCCCGATGTGAAAATGGTGGAGAGCAAGAGTCTGAAGCTCTATCTCTTCAGTTTCCGCAATCACGGCGCTTTCCACGAGGATTGCGTCAATATTATAATGAAAGACCTCATCCGTCTGATGAATCCCAAGTACATTGAGGTTACGGGCATCTTCACCCCGCGCGGCGGCATCTCCATTTATCCCTATGCAAACTATGGACGTCCCGGCACGAAGTACGAAAAAATGGCGGAACATCGCTTGATGAACCGCGAATAG
- a CDS encoding TonB-dependent receptor, whose amino-acid sequence MISGKILSTEKEVVDFATVYLKGTGYGGITNQEGIYHVSAPAGDYTLVVSAVGYKTVEKPVTLVRGQRVRQNVTITPETQQLDEVTVVSTGVSRVKRSAFNAVAVDTKELQNTTRNLSDALTKAPGMKLRESGGVGSDMQLMLDGFSGKHVKVFIDGVPQEGVGSSFALNNIPVNFADRIEVYKGVVPVGFGTDAIGGVINIVTNKKRRRWFLDASYSYGSFNTHKSNVHFGQTFKNGFTYEINAFQNYSDNDYRIDSPVEDFETGRIDRDKKVRVRRFNDTYHNEAVIGKVGVIDKKWADRLMFGFTYSNMYQDVQTGVRQDIVYGQKHRKGHSLMPSLEYNKRNLFAKGLDVVLTVNYNKNLTTNVDTASYKYNWYGERKPLNSPGEQSYQHSRADNNNWNGTFTANYRLGRVHTLTFNHVLNAFSRSNTSLLAKEEQSDAIAKETRKNISGLSYRLMPSEDWNLSVFGKYYNQFVAGPVATDANQNDYVRTTRSVHSVGYGAAGTYFILPGLQAKLSYEKAYRLPTIEEMFGNEDLEMGDIGIRPENSDNINLNLSYNKTFGKHSVYVEGGFVYRNTKDYIQRNITDLSGGKSAATYVNYGKVLTKGYNISARYGFGRWLSVGGNFTQMNVCDNMKTSISGSAENIAYKERMPNLPYIFADSDVTFYWRDLWKKGNALTVSYDNQYLHSFTYYSSKIGSNKGDYVVPSQFSHNLSLSYSLRSGRYNLSFECRNFTDEQLYDNFSLQKAGRAFYGKVRVYFGN is encoded by the coding sequence ATGATTTCAGGTAAAATCCTGTCTACGGAGAAAGAAGTCGTGGATTTTGCAACGGTCTATCTGAAAGGGACCGGTTACGGGGGAATAACCAATCAGGAAGGTATCTATCATGTGAGTGCGCCTGCGGGCGACTATACGCTGGTGGTGTCGGCCGTCGGTTATAAAACCGTAGAGAAACCGGTGACGCTGGTCAGAGGGCAAAGGGTGAGGCAGAATGTCACAATCACCCCCGAAACTCAGCAACTGGACGAAGTAACGGTGGTATCGACGGGCGTGAGCCGTGTCAAGCGGTCGGCATTCAACGCCGTGGCAGTGGATACGAAAGAGTTGCAGAACACTACCAGGAACCTGAGCGATGCACTGACCAAAGCGCCGGGAATGAAACTGCGCGAGTCGGGCGGGGTAGGGTCGGACATGCAGCTCATGCTGGACGGCTTCAGCGGGAAGCATGTAAAGGTCTTTATAGACGGCGTGCCGCAAGAAGGCGTCGGAAGCTCTTTTGCGCTGAACAATATCCCCGTGAATTTTGCCGACCGCATCGAGGTGTACAAGGGCGTAGTGCCGGTGGGATTCGGTACGGATGCCATCGGCGGGGTTATCAATATCGTTACGAACAAGAAACGCCGCCGCTGGTTTCTGGATGCGTCCTACTCGTACGGTTCGTTCAATACGCATAAGTCCAACGTGCACTTCGGGCAGACTTTCAAGAACGGTTTTACGTACGAAATCAACGCGTTTCAGAACTATTCGGACAATGACTACCGCATCGACTCCCCGGTGGAGGACTTTGAAACGGGCAGGATAGACCGTGACAAGAAGGTGCGCGTACGGCGCTTCAACGATACTTACCACAATGAAGCGGTTATCGGCAAGGTAGGCGTTATCGACAAGAAGTGGGCGGACCGTTTGATGTTCGGTTTCACTTACTCCAATATGTACCAGGATGTACAGACCGGCGTGCGGCAGGACATCGTGTACGGACAGAAACACCGCAAGGGACATTCGCTGATGCCTTCGTTGGAGTATAACAAGCGCAACCTGTTTGCGAAGGGACTGGATGTAGTGCTGACCGTCAACTACAACAAGAACCTGACGACCAATGTGGATACCGCTTCCTATAAGTACAACTGGTACGGGGAAAGGAAGCCGCTGAACTCTCCCGGAGAGCAGTCCTACCAGCACTCGCGCGCCGACAACAATAACTGGAACGGTACGTTTACCGCCAATTACCGCCTCGGCAGGGTGCACACGCTGACGTTCAACCACGTGCTGAATGCTTTCAGCCGTTCCAATACTTCATTGCTTGCCAAAGAAGAGCAGTCGGATGCCATTGCCAAGGAGACCCGCAAGAATATCTCCGGCCTCTCTTACCGCCTGATGCCGTCCGAAGACTGGAACTTATCCGTATTCGGCAAGTATTACAACCAGTTTGTCGCCGGACCTGTGGCTACGGATGCCAATCAGAACGACTATGTACGCACCACCCGCAGCGTACATTCCGTAGGCTATGGAGCGGCGGGCACTTACTTCATCCTGCCGGGACTGCAAGCCAAGCTGTCCTATGAAAAGGCCTACCGCCTGCCCACCATCGAAGAGATGTTCGGCAATGAGGACCTGGAAATGGGCGACATCGGCATCCGGCCGGAGAACAGCGACAACATCAACCTGAACCTGAGCTATAACAAGACTTTCGGCAAACATTCCGTGTACGTGGAAGGCGGCTTTGTCTACCGTAACACCAAAGACTACATCCAGCGCAACATCACCGACCTGAGCGGCGGCAAGTCCGCAGCCACTTACGTCAATTACGGCAAGGTGCTGACGAAGGGATATAACATCTCCGCCCGCTACGGCTTTGGCAGGTGGTTGAGTGTGGGCGGCAACTTCACGCAGATGAACGTGTGCGACAATATGAAGACTTCCATATCCGGCAGTGCGGAGAATATAGCTTATAAGGAACGCATGCCCAACCTGCCTTATATTTTTGCCGATTCCGATGTGACCTTCTACTGGCGCGACCTCTGGAAAAAAGGCAATGCGCTGACTGTATCTTACGACAACCAGTACTTGCACAGCTTTACCTATTATTCTTCCAAAATCGGTTCGAACAAGGGCGACTACGTGGTTCCGAGCCAGTTCTCCCACAACCTGAGCCTTTCCTACAGTCTCCGTAGCGGACGCTACAACCTCTCGTTCGAGTGCCGGAACTTTACGGACGAGCAACTGTACGACAACTTCAGTCTGCAGAAAGCCGGACGGGCATTCTATGGAAAGGTGCGCGTATACTTCGGCAATTGA
- a CDS encoding DUF4374 domain-containing protein translates to MKKNLLSAVLLTSAMAGTALTSCTDTEVPGGGNNNGTKGDFVIASSVTASSNTTNVLLTSKTLDEGSVSTINNGLVNDGASQWVFYKNRYLYGLTYNQGSAGTTRSYIMNSNHEVQARSGEFAVKRFTTYGIYDKYIITASTGDGPAEYADGNLYLPKTFLLSYLDVADETFNTNDTKNKAYQSENFLGNGEFVTLAGIQEHNNKIYSAAVPMGLSQYGAAVDGGKYILPGNEDLVKTEDGGSNSSSYKKGELQWTQYPNECWVAIFDDATMITKKLISTDKISYACGRFKSQYYQTIWEAGNGDIYVFSPSYAKTMKDARQQTVLPAGVVRIPNGREDFDSYYCDLEKQSGGKSFLRCWHIADDYFLLLMYDRPLTETGFEAKELAVFKAESKKLTYVTGLPSADLISGFGNTPYTENGYAYMAVTTTDGHPAVYKIDPSSATATKGVTVEATQITGIGKLSPLN, encoded by the coding sequence ATGAAAAAGAATCTTTTATCAGCCGTACTTCTCACTTCTGCGATGGCAGGAACGGCATTGACATCCTGCACGGATACGGAGGTGCCGGGCGGTGGAAACAATAATGGAACCAAAGGCGATTTCGTGATCGCTTCCTCTGTCACCGCTTCGAGCAATACGACTAACGTATTGCTGACTTCCAAGACTTTGGACGAAGGCTCTGTTTCTACCATCAACAACGGACTCGTCAACGACGGCGCTTCCCAATGGGTGTTCTACAAGAACCGGTATCTCTATGGACTGACTTACAATCAGGGAAGTGCCGGAACCACCCGTTCTTATATCATGAACTCCAACCACGAAGTGCAGGCGCGTTCGGGAGAGTTTGCAGTGAAGAGATTCACTACCTACGGCATCTACGATAAGTATATCATAACCGCCTCTACCGGTGACGGACCTGCGGAGTATGCCGACGGCAACCTGTATCTGCCTAAAACCTTCCTGCTCTCTTACCTGGATGTAGCGGACGAAACCTTCAACACCAACGATACGAAAAACAAGGCCTACCAGTCCGAGAATTTCCTGGGCAACGGCGAGTTCGTGACATTGGCCGGAATTCAGGAGCATAACAACAAGATATACAGTGCAGCCGTTCCCATGGGGCTGAGCCAGTATGGCGCTGCCGTAGACGGCGGTAAGTATATATTGCCGGGCAATGAGGATTTGGTAAAGACCGAAGACGGCGGTTCCAACAGCAGCTCGTATAAGAAAGGTGAATTGCAGTGGACACAGTATCCCAATGAATGCTGGGTGGCAATCTTTGATGATGCTACGATGATAACGAAGAAACTTATCAGTACGGATAAAATCAGTTATGCCTGCGGCCGTTTCAAATCCCAATATTACCAGACTATCTGGGAAGCCGGCAACGGTGATATTTACGTATTCTCTCCAAGCTATGCCAAGACGATGAAGGATGCCCGCCAGCAGACAGTCTTGCCGGCAGGTGTGGTACGCATCCCCAATGGCCGGGAAGACTTCGACAGCTACTACTGCGACCTGGAGAAACAGAGCGGCGGAAAATCCTTCCTGCGTTGCTGGCATATTGCAGATGATTATTTCCTGTTGCTGATGTACGACCGCCCTCTGACGGAGACGGGCTTTGAAGCCAAAGAACTGGCTGTGTTCAAAGCGGAAAGCAAGAAACTTACCTATGTCACCGGTCTTCCGTCGGCAGACCTGATTTCCGGCTTCGGCAACACTCCGTATACGGAGAACGGTTATGCCTATATGGCTGTGACTACCACCGACGGCCATCCGGCTGTTTACAAGATAGACCCGTCCAGCGCCACTGCCACAAAAGGTGTTACGGTAGAGGCTACGCAGATTACAGGTATCGGCAAGTTGAGCCCTCTTAACTGA
- a CDS encoding PepSY-associated TM helix domain-containing protein has translation MKKAFRKIHLWLSVPFGLIITVICFSGAALVFEDEVMELCRRDLYYVEKVSGAPLPVEYLIEKVSETLPDGVAVTGISISSDAERACRVSLSKPRRASVYVDQYTGEVKGRYERAPFFLTMFRLHRWLLDSMKPDGGIFWGKMVVGVSTLMFVFVLVSGIVIWWPRTKKALKNSLKIVADKGRFRFWHDLHVAGGMYALVLLLAMALTGLTWSFPWYRASFYKVFGVEAKQGTGHHDAPQAAATSYACWQQVYEELKERNNGYKQITVSNGSATVSFERFGNQRASDRYTFNPSNGEITGTALYKDADASGRIRGWIYSVHVGSWGGMFTRVLTFIAALLGGTLPLTGYYLWIRRIGRKAKAAPNR, from the coding sequence ATGAAGAAAGCATTTCGTAAAATACATCTGTGGCTGTCTGTCCCTTTCGGGCTGATTATTACGGTTATCTGCTTTTCGGGAGCTGCGCTGGTATTTGAAGACGAAGTAATGGAGCTGTGCAGGCGCGACCTCTATTATGTGGAAAAGGTAAGCGGCGCTCCGCTTCCCGTGGAATACCTGATAGAGAAAGTCTCCGAAACACTGCCGGACGGTGTTGCTGTTACAGGCATCTCCATCTCTTCCGATGCGGAACGTGCCTGTCGGGTCAGTCTGTCGAAACCGCGGCGGGCATCCGTTTATGTAGACCAATATACCGGTGAGGTAAAAGGCAGGTATGAGCGTGCGCCGTTCTTCCTCACCATGTTTCGCCTGCACCGCTGGCTGCTGGACAGCATGAAGCCGGACGGCGGAATATTCTGGGGCAAGATGGTTGTGGGGGTAAGTACGCTGATGTTCGTGTTCGTACTGGTTTCGGGCATTGTCATCTGGTGGCCCCGCACAAAGAAAGCCCTGAAGAACAGCCTGAAGATTGTCGCCGATAAAGGCCGGTTCCGCTTTTGGCACGATTTGCACGTGGCGGGAGGCATGTATGCGCTTGTCTTGCTTCTGGCAATGGCGTTGACCGGGCTTACATGGTCTTTCCCCTGGTATCGCGCAAGCTTTTATAAGGTATTTGGAGTAGAGGCCAAACAAGGGACGGGGCATCACGATGCCCCGCAAGCGGCTGCTACTTCATATGCTTGCTGGCAACAGGTTTATGAGGAACTGAAAGAACGTAACAACGGCTATAAACAGATTACGGTTTCCAATGGTTCTGCCACCGTATCTTTTGAACGTTTCGGCAATCAGCGGGCTTCCGACCGTTATACCTTTAATCCGAGCAACGGCGAAATCACCGGAACCGCCTTGTATAAGGATGCCGATGCTTCGGGCAGGATACGCGGCTGGATATATTCCGTGCATGTGGGCAGTTGGGGAGGTATGTTTACCCGTGTACTGACATTCATTGCCGCATTGCTGGGCGGAACGCTTCCGCTGACGGGCTATTATCTGTGGATACGGCGTATCGGCCGCAAGGCTAAAGCCGCACCGAACCGATAA